One window of Metopolophium dirhodum isolate CAU chromosome 3, ASM1992520v1, whole genome shotgun sequence genomic DNA carries:
- the LOC132942063 gene encoding signal peptide peptidase-like 3 isoform X2 — translation MSSQVDYQWAYTIMDSSRVSTFLISILLIVYGSFRSLNMEQEAREREKEKSKNSNGSSVCLTDINVQTLDTMQALCLPLGASISLLVMFFFFDSMQMLFAICTAIIATVALAFLLLPMCQYIINPCSDGNKISFGICGRFTMAELLSFSMALFIVCIWVLTGHWLLMDAMGMGLCVAFIAFVRLPSLKVSTLLLTGLLIYDVFWVFFSSYIFNTNVMVKVATRSAENPVGVVARKLHIGGVAKEAPRLSLPGKLVFPSIHNGRFSMLGLGDIVMPGLLLCFVMRYDAYKKSQLLHFGETGVPPPRHLGRISYFHCSLIGYFLGLVTATVSSEIFKAAQPALLYLVPFTLLPLLTMAYLKGDLRRMWSEPFIIQQPSKHMDV, via the exons ATGTCTTCCCAAGTAGATTACCAATG ggCATATACAATAATGGATTCATCTCGGGTCTCCACATTTTTGATATCTATTCTGTTAATTGTTTATGGCAGTTTcag ATCTTTAAATATGGAACAGGAAGCCAGAGAAagagaaaaagaaaaatctaaGAACTCCAACGGAAGCTCTGTGTGCTTAACAGATATTA atGTTCAAACACTGGATACCATGCAAGCTTTGTGTTTGCCTCTAGGAGCTTCAATATCATTGTTAGtcatgtttttcttttttgattCTATGCAAATGTTATTTGCTATATGCACTGCAA TTATTGCTACTGTTGCGTTGGCATTTCTTCTGCTGCCCATGTGCCAGTACATTATTAATCCTTGCTCGGATGGAAACAA gatcTCTTTCGGTATATGTGGTCGTTTTACTATGGCTGAGCTGCTGTCTTTTTCAATGGCATTGTTTATAGTTTGTATCTGGGTACTGACTGGACATTGGTTGTTAATGGACG CAATGGGAATGGGACTCTGTGTAGCATTTATTGCCTTTGTCCGACTTCCTAGTCTTAAAGTGTCCACTCTTCTGTTGACTGGTCTTTTGATCTATGATGTTTTCTGGGTGTTTTTCTCATCATACATATTTAACACCAACGTTATGGTCAAA gtgGCAACAAGGTCAGCAGAAAATCCTGTCGGAGTAGTGGCTCGAAAGTTACACATTGGCGGAGTTGCCAAAGAAGCACCAAGGTTATCTCTTCCTGGAAAATTAGTGTTTCCCAGTATTCATAATGGGCGATTTTCAATGCTTGGGCTCGGGGATATA GTTATGCCGGGTCTATTACTGTGTTTCGTGATGCGGTATGATGCATATAAGAAATCTCAGCTTCTACATTTCGGGGAAACTGGCGTTCCACCTCCAAGACATCTTGGCAGAATAAG TTACTTCCACTGTTCGCTAATCGGATACTTTCTGGGCCTAGTTACCGCTACAGTGTCTTCGGAAATTTTTAAAGCAGCTCAGCCAGCACTACTTTATTTAGTTCCATTTACACTGTTGCCTCTTTTGACCATGGCttatttaaag ggtgatttaagaagaatgtggaGTGAACCATTTATAATACAACAGCCTTCCAAACATATGGACGTATAG
- the LOC132942063 gene encoding signal peptide peptidase-like 3 isoform X1, which translates to MSSQVDYQWAYTIMDSSRVSTFLISILLIVYGSFRSLNMEQEAREREKEKSKNSNGSSVCLTDISKQKQDVQTLDTMQALCLPLGASISLLVMFFFFDSMQMLFAICTAIIATVALAFLLLPMCQYIINPCSDGNKISFGICGRFTMAELLSFSMALFIVCIWVLTGHWLLMDAMGMGLCVAFIAFVRLPSLKVSTLLLTGLLIYDVFWVFFSSYIFNTNVMVKVATRSAENPVGVVARKLHIGGVAKEAPRLSLPGKLVFPSIHNGRFSMLGLGDIVMPGLLLCFVMRYDAYKKSQLLHFGETGVPPPRHLGRISYFHCSLIGYFLGLVTATVSSEIFKAAQPALLYLVPFTLLPLLTMAYLKGDLRRMWSEPFIIQQPSKHMDV; encoded by the exons ATGTCTTCCCAAGTAGATTACCAATG ggCATATACAATAATGGATTCATCTCGGGTCTCCACATTTTTGATATCTATTCTGTTAATTGTTTATGGCAGTTTcag ATCTTTAAATATGGAACAGGAAGCCAGAGAAagagaaaaagaaaaatctaaGAACTCCAACGGAAGCTCTGTGTGCTTAACAGATATTAGTAAGCAAAAACAAG atGTTCAAACACTGGATACCATGCAAGCTTTGTGTTTGCCTCTAGGAGCTTCAATATCATTGTTAGtcatgtttttcttttttgattCTATGCAAATGTTATTTGCTATATGCACTGCAA TTATTGCTACTGTTGCGTTGGCATTTCTTCTGCTGCCCATGTGCCAGTACATTATTAATCCTTGCTCGGATGGAAACAA gatcTCTTTCGGTATATGTGGTCGTTTTACTATGGCTGAGCTGCTGTCTTTTTCAATGGCATTGTTTATAGTTTGTATCTGGGTACTGACTGGACATTGGTTGTTAATGGACG CAATGGGAATGGGACTCTGTGTAGCATTTATTGCCTTTGTCCGACTTCCTAGTCTTAAAGTGTCCACTCTTCTGTTGACTGGTCTTTTGATCTATGATGTTTTCTGGGTGTTTTTCTCATCATACATATTTAACACCAACGTTATGGTCAAA gtgGCAACAAGGTCAGCAGAAAATCCTGTCGGAGTAGTGGCTCGAAAGTTACACATTGGCGGAGTTGCCAAAGAAGCACCAAGGTTATCTCTTCCTGGAAAATTAGTGTTTCCCAGTATTCATAATGGGCGATTTTCAATGCTTGGGCTCGGGGATATA GTTATGCCGGGTCTATTACTGTGTTTCGTGATGCGGTATGATGCATATAAGAAATCTCAGCTTCTACATTTCGGGGAAACTGGCGTTCCACCTCCAAGACATCTTGGCAGAATAAG TTACTTCCACTGTTCGCTAATCGGATACTTTCTGGGCCTAGTTACCGCTACAGTGTCTTCGGAAATTTTTAAAGCAGCTCAGCCAGCACTACTTTATTTAGTTCCATTTACACTGTTGCCTCTTTTGACCATGGCttatttaaag ggtgatttaagaagaatgtggaGTGAACCATTTATAATACAACAGCCTTCCAAACATATGGACGTATAG
- the LOC132942064 gene encoding required for meiotic nuclear division protein 1 homolog encodes MFCLTAIRACRPWPSVVAAVTKRQGLNTRSSPALAAAQAQSGIKKRTQRRKPAVVEDTGQRQGFWCVSAFSTAEEFRLEQLSAALSKTNMYEPTCLYSGSDDSAETAPADVIHAVSKFHVTNEPRHLYFFREGSVVGWNVSDLEVSSLINFLAEHEIGSYDDHIVMGEREVMYYAYTNDKKSSIQKGNFHLIGDDATASDLDRYTFSNAMAHSVKLGTWEALLEEYIDSVEVVTQDLQNGLPIRITRKEVMKKTGELFGLRHRINLSSDLLDLPDFYWEREHLETFYRSTCNYFSISTRLKTMNTKINHCLELVELLSHHLSDKHHIRLEWMIIVLIMVEVGFEIIHYAQLFIK; translated from the exons atgttctGCTTGACTGCGATTCGTGCGTGTAGACCGTGGCCGTCAGTCGTCGCGGCCGTGACCAAACGTCAAGGCCTGAACACACGGAGCTCGCCTGCCTTGGCCGCGGCCCAAGCGCAGAGCGGCATCAAAAAGCGCACCCAACGCCGGAAGCCGGCAGTCGTGGAAGACACGGGTCAGCGACAGGGC TTTTGGTGCGTGTCGGCGTTCTCGACTGCCGAAGAGTTTCGCCTGGAACAGCTGTCGGCGGCGCTGTCCAAGACGAACATGTACGAGCCCACGTGCCTGTACAGCGGTTCCGACGATAGCGCAG AAACTGCGCCGGCGGACGTCATTCACGCCGTGTCCAAGTTTCACGTGACCAACGAGCCCAGGCATTTGTATTTCTTCCGCGAGGGCTCGGTGGTCGGATGGAACGTGTCGGATCTCGAGGTCAGCAGCCTAATTAACTTCCTCGCCGAACACGAGATCGGGTCCTACGACGACCACATCGTCATGGGCGAGAGAGAAGTCATGTATTACGCTTACACGAACGACAA AAAGAGTTCGATCCAAAAGGGAAATTTTCATCTGATCGGTGACGACGCGACGGCGTCTGACTTGGACCGGTACACGTTCTCCAACGCGATGGCGCACAGCGTCAAGCTGGGCACGTGGGAAGCGCTGCTTGAAGAGTACATAGATTCCGTGGAGGTCGTAACACAA GATCTGCAAAACGGATTGCCCATCCGGATCACCAGGAAAGAAGTCATGAAGAAAACCGGTGAACTGTTCGGATTGAGACACAGGATTAACTTAAGTTCAGATCTCCTCGATTTGCCAGACTTTTACTGGGAACGAGAACACTTAGAAACGTTTTACCGTTCTACCTGTAACTATTTCAGCATATCCACACGACTCAAG ACCATGAATACCAAAATAAACCATTGCCTAGAACTTGTCGAGCTCCTGTCACACCATTTGAGCGACAAACATCACATCAGACTGGAATGGATGATCATCGTGTTGATTATGGTTGAGGTCGGCTTCGAAATCATTCACTATGCTCAATTGTTCATCAAATAA
- the LOC132942066 gene encoding vacuolar-sorting protein SNF8, with protein sequence MRRRAGVGAIQKQKLEQEKYKDKGTVIQENQFEQMTKQMEVFRGNLEEFATKYKNEIKKNSQFRRQFQEMCASIGVDPLASGKGFWSVLGIGDFYYELAVQIVEVCMATSYKNGGIIGLDELRDRLIKARGRNIQHQEITVDDLLCAAKKLKIFGNGFCVIPVGKGQYMVQSVPGELSMDQTAVLKLLSSSGSPCVSLSSLKVQLNWEETRAVNAISQMVIEGLCWVDSQNEGEFSYWFPAMFNECITS encoded by the exons ATGAGGCGGCGAGCCGGGGTCGGTGCCATTCAGAAACAAAAATTGGAACAAGAAAAGTACAAAGACAAAGGGACGGTGATTCAAGAGAATCAGTTTGAACAGATGACCAAACAAATGGAAGTGTTCCGCGGGAATTTGGAGGAATTTGCCACCAAGTACAAAAACGAAATCAAGAAGAACTCACAGTTCAGGCGACAGTTCCAAGAAATGTGCGCGTCCATTGGCGTCGATCCGTTGGCCTCGGGCAAGGGCTTTTGGTCCGTCCTGGGCATCGGTGATTTTTACTACGAATTGGCTGTTCAAATCGTCGAAGTGTGCATGGCGACCAGTTACAAAAACGGGGGTATCATTGGGTTGGACGAGTTAAGGGATCGTCTG ATAAAAGCCAGAGGTCGCAATATACAGCATCAAGAGATCACGGTCGACGACTTACTGTGTGCTGCCAAGAAGCTAAAGATATTTGGCAACGGTTTTTGCGTGATACCTGTCGGCAAGGGCCAGTATATGGTGCAGTCTGTGCCCGGAGAACTGAGCATGGATCAGACAGCCGTGCTTAAACTGCTATCCTCTTCTGGCAGCCCCTGTGTCAGTCTCTCATCCCTCAAAGTACAACTCAATTGGGAAGAAACGAGGGCAGTCAATGCCATCAGTCAAATGGTGATCGAAGGCCTGTGCTGGGTTGACAGTCAAAATGAAGGTGAATTCTCATACTGGTTCCCTGCCATGTTTAACGAATGCATAACGTCATGA